In a single window of the Herpetosiphonaceae bacterium genome:
- a CDS encoding lantibiotic dehydratase, whose translation MDIPEQATRDMERPQAAEDGALPDHLAELSAGRWAIWRWAGLRGAGFPAAQVLSLAATDGAEAADRLIQARDDLEQAREAAREALRQELQSAPQDQVDPLVGALRRLKKGKLPDPGSVSGAASTALLALGTAHEHLEAAQAAYDLAFPEAVRAISLAVRSVAQSARFQEALIWQNRQAFHTGVEPLLRAPAEKRGSQQRQHEEVIASYVQRYCTKNDTIGFFGPAGWARFVDQGPAVTARPGPELIANRSVYFEGWCLDTLAKKLSEHKALLPWSAPRRMPSIYAEGDKLYLPFEGVAQLTPAQTMALQACDGQRTAREIAQQLTRAPASGLTSEAEVYNLLKALRDRGLIAWAFELPLELRPERTLQRLLTRIGDESLRRQALGVLEQLDAARGRVARAAGDPVALDRALDNLETTFTRITGTAATRAAGKMYAARTLVYEDCRRDLDLELGPDLLKTLGPPLALLLTGARWFTFQVAQRFRTAFQEIYAELVRETGSSAVDLVEFWLRVQPILLFGDHSPLIADVTRQFQERWAEILALPAGQRSVVYSCDELRERVQAAFAAPGAGWRSARYHSPDVLIAAASIDAIRQGAYHLVMGEMHLGINTLGAAFFMAQHPEPAQLHMALERDLAEPSLVPVTPRNVERLTTRTRPALVSSKDYRLVFAHDSAGISQARALPMGALLVEDPGDGIRLRTRDGRLHFDIIEAFSLMLSVMAVNNFRLVAPEAHQPRISVDRLVVSREAWRFDPAEMAFANERSEAERFVAARRWAQTHGIPRFVFAKLPIEVKPFYVDFDSPIYVNMFAKLIRRMQASDSPERLVTVTEMLPGLDQTWLPDAEQRCYTSEIRIVGVDLNP comes from the coding sequence ATGGATATACCAGAGCAAGCTACCCGCGACATGGAGCGCCCGCAGGCAGCGGAAGACGGTGCGCTGCCCGATCATCTGGCTGAGCTGAGCGCCGGTCGTTGGGCGATCTGGCGCTGGGCAGGGCTGCGCGGCGCGGGCTTTCCAGCCGCGCAAGTCCTCAGCCTGGCCGCTACCGATGGCGCGGAGGCCGCCGATCGGCTGATCCAGGCCAGAGACGATCTTGAGCAGGCGCGCGAGGCTGCGCGGGAGGCGCTGCGCCAGGAGTTGCAATCGGCTCCACAGGATCAGGTCGATCCGCTGGTGGGGGCGCTGCGCCGGTTGAAGAAAGGCAAATTGCCCGATCCCGGCAGCGTGAGCGGCGCGGCGTCGACGGCGCTCCTGGCGCTGGGTACGGCTCACGAGCACCTGGAGGCGGCTCAGGCCGCGTATGACCTGGCGTTTCCAGAGGCGGTGCGTGCCATCTCGCTGGCGGTGCGCTCGGTCGCGCAGAGCGCGCGCTTTCAGGAGGCGCTGATCTGGCAAAATCGCCAGGCGTTTCATACGGGCGTCGAGCCGCTGCTGCGCGCGCCTGCGGAGAAACGAGGCAGCCAGCAGCGCCAGCACGAGGAGGTGATCGCCAGCTATGTGCAGCGCTACTGCACCAAGAACGACACGATCGGCTTCTTCGGACCCGCTGGCTGGGCACGCTTCGTCGATCAGGGACCGGCGGTAACGGCTCGTCCGGGGCCGGAGCTGATCGCCAATCGCAGCGTCTACTTCGAGGGCTGGTGTCTCGATACGCTGGCAAAGAAGCTGTCGGAGCACAAGGCGCTGCTGCCGTGGAGCGCGCCGCGCCGCATGCCCTCGATCTACGCCGAGGGTGACAAGCTCTACCTGCCCTTCGAGGGCGTTGCGCAGCTCACACCCGCTCAGACGATGGCGCTGCAAGCGTGCGACGGCCAGCGCACGGCCAGGGAGATCGCGCAGCAGTTGACGCGCGCGCCCGCCAGCGGCCTCACAAGCGAGGCCGAGGTCTATAATCTCTTGAAGGCGCTGCGCGATCGCGGGCTGATCGCCTGGGCCTTTGAGCTGCCGCTGGAGCTGCGGCCTGAGCGGACGCTGCAACGGCTGCTGACGCGCATCGGCGATGAGTCGCTCCGCCGTCAGGCGCTCGGCGTGCTCGAACAGCTCGACGCCGCTCGTGGCCGCGTGGCGCGCGCGGCGGGCGATCCCGTGGCCCTCGATCGCGCGCTGGACAACCTTGAGACGACCTTTACGCGCATCACCGGCACCGCCGCGACTCGCGCGGCGGGCAAGATGTACGCCGCGCGGACGCTGGTCTATGAAGATTGTCGGCGCGATCTGGATCTAGAGCTGGGGCCGGATCTGCTTAAGACGCTCGGCCCGCCGCTGGCGCTGCTGCTCACAGGCGCGCGCTGGTTTACCTTCCAGGTCGCGCAGCGGTTCCGCACGGCCTTTCAGGAGATCTACGCCGAGCTTGTCCGCGAGACTGGCTCGTCCGCCGTGGATCTGGTCGAGTTCTGGCTCAGGGTGCAGCCGATCCTGCTCTTTGGCGATCACTCGCCGCTGATCGCCGATGTGACACGCCAGTTTCAGGAGCGCTGGGCGGAGATTCTGGCCCTGCCCGCCGGTCAGCGCTCGGTTGTGTACTCCTGCGACGAGCTGCGGGAGCGCGTGCAGGCTGCGTTCGCCGCGCCCGGAGCTGGCTGGCGCTCGGCGCGCTATCACAGCCCCGACGTGCTGATCGCCGCCGCGAGCATCGACGCGATCCGCCAGGGCGCGTACCATCTGGTGATGGGCGAGATGCACCTGGGGATCAATACGCTCGGCGCGGCGTTCTTCATGGCGCAGCATCCCGAACCTGCGCAGCTTCATATGGCGCTGGAGCGCGATCTGGCCGAGCCGAGCCTGGTGCCGGTCACGCCCCGGAATGTGGAGCGGTTGACGACGCGCACCCGCCCGGCGCTGGTTTCGTCCAAGGACTATCGGCTGGTCTTCGCCCACGACTCGGCGGGGATTTCGCAGGCGCGAGCCTTGCCGATGGGCGCGCTGCTGGTGGAAGATCCCGGCGACGGCATTCGGCTGCGCACGCGCGACGGGCGGCTGCACTTCGATATTATCGAGGCGTTCTCGCTGATGCTGTCGGTGATGGCGGTCAACAACTTCCGCCTGGTCGCTCCTGAGGCGCACCAGCCGCGCATCAGCGTCGACCGGCTGGTCGTCAGCCGCGAGGCGTGGCGCTTCGATCCGGCGGAGATGGCCTTTGCCAACGAGCGCAGCGAGGCCGAGCGCTTCGTCGCGGCGCGGCGCTGGGCGCAGACACACGGCATTCCGCGCTTTGTGTTCGCCAAGCTGCCGATCGAGGTCAAGCCGTTCTACGTCGATTTCGATAGCCCGATCTACGTCAATATGTTCGCCAAGCTGATCCGGCGGATGCAGGCGTCCGACTCGCCGGAGCGGCTGGTGACGGTCACGGAGATGCTGCCGGGGCTGGATCAGACGTGGCTGCCCGACGCCGAGCAGCGGTGCTACACCAGCGAGATTCGGATCGTCGGCGTCGATCTCAATCCGTAG